A region from the Thermoplasmatales archaeon genome encodes:
- a CDS encoding pyruvate dehydrogenase: MSKTVADTIVDYLVNGGVQRAYGIPGDSIDPLVDAIRRNPKLKYIQTRHEEGAAFAASFDSKFNGMPVACFGTSGPGSIHLLNGLYDAKMDKASVIAITGQVERSRLGQDSHQEVNLTKLFDDVSVYNQFISSSENAPYVISRAVRDSVRLKGVSHLNVPFDVFMEKVKDSPSYATKTITPTYFPDLSEAAAAIDASERPVLLIGAGALKESSELADLSYRIGAPIIYALMGKGIFSDSDKRVLGGLGLLGTKPSLEAITKSDLLIEIGSSYPYKQFIPEGIRAIQVDIDAGNFSKVFPVSIPVLSDSHTFIKSILPMVKEKTTKYYEEFVAAGYAWKRELSDLESKNTGIVNPALLAHTLSQETKENAIIVTDTGNTTVWIARHYMAKKGQRFLFSGALASMGNSLPGAIGVAMSTDRQVISAVGDGGFAMTMTELATIRKYNIPVKILLFNNSKLGMIKFEQEVEGYPQWGVDLVNPDFSTIASAYGIESLRISKNSEIASGVKKMFESSGPFLLEAITDPNTRPNPPRITFDQASGYLMASLREKVGYTPEILSR, encoded by the coding sequence ATGTCAAAAACAGTAGCAGATACGATTGTTGATTACCTGGTTAACGGTGGAGTACAGAGAGCTTATGGAATCCCAGGTGACTCTATAGATCCGCTGGTTGACGCGATAAGAAGGAACCCGAAACTAAAATATATACAAACACGACATGAAGAGGGAGCTGCTTTTGCGGCATCATTTGATTCCAAGTTTAATGGAATGCCTGTGGCGTGCTTTGGTACCTCCGGGCCTGGATCCATACACCTTTTAAATGGTTTATATGATGCTAAGATGGATAAAGCCTCGGTCATTGCAATAACTGGCCAGGTTGAAAGAAGCAGACTTGGGCAGGATTCCCATCAAGAAGTGAATCTAACCAAACTTTTTGACGACGTCAGTGTTTATAATCAGTTTATTTCAAGCTCCGAGAACGCTCCATACGTCATCTCGAGAGCTGTTCGGGATTCTGTTAGGTTGAAGGGAGTATCCCACCTGAATGTTCCCTTTGATGTTTTTATGGAAAAAGTTAAGGATTCACCTTCTTATGCCACCAAAACAATCACCCCCACCTATTTCCCTGACTTGAGTGAGGCAGCGGCGGCTATAGATGCAAGCGAGAGGCCGGTTCTGCTCATTGGCGCTGGAGCTTTGAAAGAAAGCTCTGAATTGGCTGATCTGTCTTATAGAATCGGTGCGCCCATCATCTATGCCCTTATGGGCAAGGGTATTTTTTCGGACAGCGATAAGAGAGTTCTGGGCGGACTCGGTTTATTGGGAACAAAACCATCCCTGGAAGCAATAACAAAATCAGACCTACTAATCGAAATCGGTTCATCTTATCCGTATAAGCAATTCATTCCGGAAGGCATTCGAGCCATACAGGTTGATATTGATGCTGGAAATTTCAGCAAAGTTTTCCCTGTATCAATACCTGTTCTGTCGGACTCGCACACATTCATTAAATCAATTCTTCCCATGGTCAAAGAAAAGACAACCAAGTACTATGAAGAATTTGTTGCTGCGGGATACGCGTGGAAAAGGGAATTGAGTGATCTGGAAAGCAAGAATACAGGGATAGTGAATCCGGCTCTCCTTGCTCATACACTTTCTCAAGAAACCAAAGAGAATGCTATTATCGTGACAGATACAGGAAACACAACGGTCTGGATTGCCAGACACTACATGGCAAAAAAAGGACAAAGATTCCTGTTCTCAGGGGCGCTCGCATCGATGGGCAACAGTTTGCCAGGGGCGATAGGCGTTGCCATGAGCACGGACAGGCAGGTAATCTCTGCTGTTGGTGATGGCGGATTCGCCATGACCATGACGGAACTCGCCACAATACGTAAATATAATATCCCGGTTAAAATTTTATTGTTTAACAACAGCAAACTTGGTATGATAAAATTTGAACAGGAAGTTGAGGGATATCCTCAATGGGGAGTGGATCTCGTAAACCCTGATTTTTCCACTATAGCATCTGCTTATGGAATAGAATCACTGAGAATCTCTAAGAATTCAGAGATTGCAAGTGGCGTGAAAAAAATGTTTGAAAGCAGTGGTCCATTTCTGCTGGAGGCCATTACAGATCCCAATACAAGACCAAATCCCCCAAGGATCACATTCGACCAGGCAAGTGGGTACCTAATGGCCAGCCTAAGGGAAAAGGTGGGTTATACCCCGGAGATCTTATCCCGTTAG